The genomic region TCATTATCATCGTTTTTGATAGTTTCTGTCACAATTTGtcgatttttcatatttattttctgTCAATCATATGGCATGTCATATGAGGGTAGCTTAATCAAAATTCTAAGTTCACAAATTAACAGAAAATACTTACGATTTTAATGACTGGActaagatttttaaataaaaaaagtagGTTTTAGTTTAACTCAGGGATTAAATCTCAAAATTTGTCAAAGGACTAACAGCATATTTTAACCAAACTAAAAATAACATGGAAATACCTATAATTATAGTTCTTCACAACAAAATACAGCGGTGGTCCAATTCTGAGATACTCTGAAACATTATTGAAATAGCCCTGCGGGATAAAATTCCCCAATTACTCAAGGATAAAAGAGGATATCATGCGATCCATTTCTCCATTCAGTTAAAAGGAAACAAAAATTCAACCTGCAGATACGAGTCTTGGGGAAGAACAATCTTTTGCTCCAAACCAGGCTCGATACGGGTGGACAGTGCCTACCAAATTTGCATGCATAAGAAGTTTACTTCAAGTCAAACAAAGAAgaagtagtagtagtagtagtagtagtaataataataatagatcaACTTGACAAAGTTAAAGCAACTTACAATGCTAGCCAATGCAAAAGCAACAAAAACAGCAACCACTATAATTTTCACCCCCCAAAGATTGAGAATGGGAGCATGTACCTCCTAAAAGTGAAAACAGACACAAATTAATAAGCAAAAGAAATGAATTATTTCAAGAAAAGGTAAATCACCTTGTTAACTGTTGACaccaaaaaattacaaaaattctgAAGTAGAAACAATTACCTTCATATATCGAGCCAGTGGCCCAGGTTTTCTCCCACCAATGCCTAAAGTTTCATAAGCAATTCTGTAGTTAGGCTTCATGACAGTTTTACAATGAATGTGAAAGGGTTCGAAGTATTAAATAACTATGAAAACTACATCTAATATAAAATCAGTTCAAAGAATCAAGATCATCATAACAACTACACTACATGATTCATCAATCATACAACTCCAGTATCCACCAACTATACCTTTCTCAGATTCAGCATATGTTGATGATGCTTTTATACATGGAAAACAATCAACCCTTCTACCCTCGGCTCGCAAAAAGTCGAAAACTATCAGAGAAACAAAAGCAGTGACCTGCAGAAGGAAATCCAACAGAACAGCCAGTGCTGCAATAGAATGCACGAGTGCAAGAGGAATGACGTAAGCaacatgaaagaaaaaaaaaaaaaatctatttttatcaCTATAAAATGGACAAATATGTAAACCTGCAAACATGGAGAAAACACGGCAGGCGGGCATAGGGATGAAACTTCCAACTGCAAACACAAAAACCTCAGATAGACTAGCAAGGGTTATGGATGGCCCCACTTCCACAAGTGCATTGCTTATCCTTCCTTCTAGAGGGAAGTCCAAAGGTTGCCGCTTAACAGAGTGCACCAATATGCACATATTATCCACACCAACCTGTTACAAGATAAAAAGAGTTCAGAAGGTGAGCTACGACAGAACTTGGCAATAGAGAGATAGAATTTGCCAGGCAAAATGCTTGATGTAATTGTAATATAAAAATCCTCCAAGTCAAAACACATGATAGTTACAAAATTAACATCATATGAATTTGAAATATGCTAAAGTAGGAGGGCACTTACTGCAAGAACAAGAAAAGGAATAACTTCCATTATGATTAGAGTAGATTTTACTCCAATAGCACTGAAAAATCCTACAGATCCAAGAACCGAGAGCATGACAAGCAGAACGCCAGAAAGGCCAAGCAATACCTGGAAGACAATCGGTACACATCATAGAAGATAAGTAACAAAAAAAATTTCAGACATTCATCCAACCCTAGCAGGGAGCTTTTTTGATCTTGTTAACCTAACTATTGCAGTCCTAGAATCAAAGGGATGCTTATTTATTGCTCCGTCCAAGCAGAACCTCCAAGTCATCAGATAAAGCATGACTTAGAAATCCTCAAAACCAAGAGAAACTCATTTATTTGATATAGATTCCTGAAAGCATAATTAGCCATACTCTGTTTAGGTAAAAAGATCGCCTAAAATAAGTTTCTGTAAATTGGAAACAACATATAAAAGAGGTCTAGAAAAAGTCATTCAAACGGttggattctaaaaatataaccaATCTATCTCATTTTCTTTGTCCTTTCCTTCCTGAGATTATATCAAAATGTTTGTCCACCGGATAAAAAGTCTTTCTATTGTTGTTAAAAGAAATACTAATCAGGGGTAAACCTTCAAAAAGCTGTTCAGAGTGCATTTATGACTGTTAACCTTATGCAGTTAAATCTGTCCAGGCTCGAATTCTGTAGCACTTGATCAGATAAATTTCAGTACCCCTCAAAAGAAAAGCTTAAGCTAGAATACACACCCAAAAAGAGAACAGAAGGAGATAGGAAGAAGAATAATTCAAAAAAGAATATATTTTCCGTAAAGAAGAAACATGAATAAGATACCTTAGATGAAATGTAAAAGGAAGATAATCGAGGTGTATCACCCAAGGTCAGAGATATGTAAGCAAACATCACAAGATAGCTTATCTGCAATAATATAAGGCAGCAGGCACAAGAAAGCAGTCAGAGAAAAtttccaaagaaaaaaaaatcacattTACAAGGTTAATAGTTTTATTCTAAAAGAAGCTAAAGGCAGGGTTGTTAGAGATTACATTAGTTACAAAAGTTAAGCTTCTATATACAGGACTCAGGTATCATGTTTTCAAGTCATAATAGAGACAAACACCTACCAATATGGTTATGGCATCTGCGGTGCTCTCTCTTTTCAACTCTTCCTCAATGGAGCTTTccgaagaaaaagaaaatgtcaAATTTCTAGACCGAACCATAGGCAACAACTCATCCTGTTCCATAACATAGCATTGCATGTGAAACTGACTTATCTGAGAAATGGCAATACAAGGCAAGTGCAAGACAATAAAAAATCCTTGATATGATGCAAGTACAAGTACCAAACCTTTGCTAACTGAACAAAGGCCTTCTCCCAAGCAACTGCTTTTTGAGTTTCATTCCCTTCTTTGTCCAAAGCATTGTTTACCGGATAAGTTACTATAAATGCGGAAGCCTGTATGATAAAGAAAATCTTAGTTACCACATCCAATTATATTTTAAAGATCTTACATCCAATGATCTGACTGTATTGACAGATCAGGAAAGTAAAATTAGCACCTCAGTATAGTTGCTTCCAGAGAAACCTCCTAATACAGTGCTAGGATCTACTGGGGCTTTAAAAGCACTCATACATGATTCTGCAGAGGTATAATGCTGAAAGAATACATAGCATGTAAACATTAAAGGTCAACTCAGGTGACAAAAAAATAGAGTGAGACAAAACTAAAAGAATCAACAATTTAATTTTACCATCAAAATCTATAACTTAAACATGCCTTTTAATAGAGGCTGGTTAAGTAGAATCGTAAAGAAGGCAATTACCTTTAAACCAAATAAATAAAGAGGTATTAGGATATACCTGAAAACAATAGTTCACGTGTTCCAGTCGATCATCAGCATCATAACTTGGATCCATCTTGAAATACTATCAAGAGAaacatgataaaataaaaataataaagaaaaaggaTCAGAAAGGAGAACTTATAAGGTGCTCTGGCAATTCAATGATGAGTTACTTGGTGCTGAAATATAAAACACAACAGAAAATGACAGATCATTATCTATTTCAGAGATAAGTCAAAAGTATAACACGAGAGTCAAAACACAGGCAGGTGGAAGAGCAGAAAACCAGGCTAAGTTCATGTCACATGCATGTAATTACAAAAGAAGCATGGATTGTCATAACTAACAAACTAATAAGACATAACATCAAAATGTTTTTCGCTTCTGAAATATGCATATAAAAGAGCAACTAAATTGTCCATATAAAGTAATATGAAGCATATTGCTTTTCTGCTGAGATTGAACAATTTATGATGATATCCAATTCATCAGTTCCACTTCCATACTTTTACATTTAAATTGCCAATTTATGATTCTATATGCTTCACTCATGCCAGATACAAGACAAGCACGGTACCTGTATAACACTTTGTGTGGCACAATCCTCCCCCATTGGCTTCATGCAAATATCTGTCAAAGATATCATTGAGCCAGAATAATTTGCCCGGATTCCATCAATCTGTTAAATAAACTAAAGGTGTTTAAGTAAGACCTTTTTAAGAGAACGTAAATGTACAAACAATTACAATTCAGGTCAGACTGTGTTATGTTAATCCAACCTGACAAATTAAAGTAGAACCAATACCTTCTTTTGAATTTCAAATAACAACTTAATATTTTCCTCAGTCACAATGCTGGGTGATTTACCATTCAAGGCATCTGGAATTGTTGCTAATATTAGCTGAAAAACATAGATAACATTAGTTATTCCAAAGTAATATGGTAAGACACATGCACCTGAAAAACAAAACCAATGCTCAATCAGATGAACATGAATTTAAACCATCAGTTCATATATAATCTCCCAttagtgaaaaaaataaaaggaatgtGATAAAATGTTGCTATGAGGAAGAGAACTATACAATCAAAGTTGATTTAAATAAATAGGAAAAGGAGAGaggaaaatattattatttttttaaatgtgaAATGAGGGCTATTAGATATGGAAATTATATTGCACATTGCTAAATCCAATCCAATGAAGAGGAATTTAAACCAATGGTTCCCATAAAACATCTCATTAGAGAAGACAAGAAAAGAACGTGACAAAAATGTTGCTATGAGGAAGAGAATCATATAAACAAAGTTgattttaaaaatagttaaaagGAGAGAGGAAAAGATAAAAAAAGATGTAGTGAGGGCTATTAAATATAGAAATGATATTGCAGGCAGATGGTAGAACCCTTAAGGAAACAGAAATATCCTATCCGAAAAAGAATTAGGAGGAATATTTTACTTTAAAGAAAAGAtgtgaaaatgtaaaagttgaaagTTGCAAAAGTATGCCATATAACAAGAAAATTTTACTTAGCAGACCTTGACCTCAGAATCATTCTATGATATTCACCCTCTTACCAGCAATCAACAATAGGTAACCGTTATTAAAGAAAACAATAGGGGAACCAGATAACATGGTTAATAAGggaaaatagaataaaaaagGCAAAAACCTGCTCAATTCTGTAAAAAGGAGCTAGGTTGCTGTCAAAAAACCGTTTCTCTTCCGCAGCTTTACTCCCAGGCCCTACCCATAGCTGACATTGTATTGATAACATATATTCAGATAAAagaaaaggtatgaaaagaagcATGTAATCAGAAGTATATCAAAATCAATCTCTGATCTCAAAATGCTTGACAGATAATCATAGGTGGTTATTTATAGTCCATAATGATGAGCAATGATGCACAACTATATAGAGGTTCAGTTTATATAAAGATACATCTAGCTATTCAGCGGTCAAATAATACCTTCTCTGGCCGTGTTTCCACCTTGAAACGGACTAGACCCAAGCAAAGTACAAGAACCATTCCCACTGACAAACTCAATACGAGGGTTGGATGTCTGGCAACCCATAGTCCATATTTCCTGAACATAAGTATGTAAGAACAAAATCACAGACCTGACCGTTGCTCAAGTAATGTAAGCTTATATGCATATAGAAAGTTAACCTGTAAAAATCTGACATGTATCCTTGCACAACAGAAAGTTGTACCCCAGTGCTACTTTGATTAGCATCCTCTAGCCTCTGAACAAAGAAAATCACGTGAGATTTAATAGGAAAAGCATATAACTAAACTaataaaaagaagaaacaaaaaaacTGTGACATGGAAAGGATGTTAAATAAGAATTACAATTTTGTAAAGTTCTATGCCAAACATGAATGCAATAACCTAAAAAGGAATATCGACTGAGAAATAGAATGAGATCCAAGGTCAGCACAAAGTAAAAAAAAAGCACCTGCATGGGGAGATTGTCAGCTTTTTGCCTACTAAGAGAATGAGATTCACCACCCTCAGCTGCATCTGTAAATGGTTTCATTCTAAACGACCGGCTTCTTTTTCTTGTCCGGTGAAACACACCCCATCCGAAGAACATAGAAACCAATACAATATAAAGGATGGCTAAAGCTAAATCAACACATTTGGCCTGCAGATTTTCAACATAGATACTTTATTAGAAAAACCTGTATTATAGCTCAAATTAGGAAACCAACTGCGCTTTCATATGAATTAAGGAATTCTCATTCGGCAAAATAGACAAAAATTAGATAATACAAAAGTAATCCCTCACCTTAAGAGATCCAATTTGAACTGAACATGTAGCCCCTTTATTGGAAGTAGATATAGCTGTATTAGAACAGGCAGGAGATGAAGGACAATCACCACAAGAACAGCCCAGTGAAACATCTCTACATGAATATGTAGATACATTCATAGGCTTCATCCCAGATGATTCAGGAACAGTTGGCAGGAACTGAATGGCATATGGTGAACCTGGCATGTTGTTCGGCGCTCGCCTACCAATGAAAGCAAACCACTCTGCCAGAACCAATCAAGTGGATACAGATACTGAGACATGACATACAAGTCTCACAATATGAACTTGTAACTATCACCTCacctttaaaatttttagcaCCAGCACCAATAAATTCCAAAGCACGAGTATTCATGGTACCAAACTTGACATCCTTGCAAGATTCATACAACCCCTCACCAAAATCATCAGTTATGAAAAAGTCAATTCCGTCCACAGTCGAATTATTTTTTATCTGCAAAGAGAATAAGATATATAAAGTAATTTATCATCTTTGATATAAAAAATGTATCCATAAAGAAGTGCATGGCCATCTGTTTAAATAAGCTTACTCTAAGACATTGTGTATGATAGCAGTGAATTCAGATTTTCACCCATAAAATAATGTTTGAAACTACAATATGATAAAAGATATCGTTGCCAAGTTCATATTGGTCAATGACATTGCCAAGTTTTTAGAAGGCATACACCAAGCCACAATCATATGACAAGATATCAAGTTTTCTTAGAACATGATCATGAGGATTAGTTGAGATCCCTGACCTTGGATATAGAAGTCACATTGATGAACAAACTTTGATTTGGGGAGCATGTGAGCTCACAGAACAGATTCAAAAAGTTTCTCAAGCAAGCTGGACAGCCTACAAGAAGAGGAATTGCCTGCAATAATGCACAAAGGAACTAAATAATGTTATGAAATGATGAAATTTAGGAGTATGCAATCGACTACCTCCAATCGATCAAAACCGACCGTGATGCTCAAATGGAATTCATTGTTTAAAATAGATTTTATGCTTCCAGGTCAGACACAAATTTTATACTTCGGATCAAACTAGAAAGGCAAAGATTAGTAGAAACGTTAAACCATGCCAAATAACAATCTAATGACATCAAATGCCACATAAGCGAAGCAGTAGTCATCAACTCGCCCTCGGAAATAGATGTCTAATAATGCAAGTCAGCATACCAACAACGGTAGAGTAAAGCAAAGCAGAGCGATAAATCTTACCTGCTGGACTTGACTCCGTAGTGTGTCAAATTGAGCTTCTGTACAACAAACGTTTCCAGTAATTGTGGGGCACAAACTTTGAATCTTTGACGAAAGTAACTCATCAGGCTGAGAGGCGTAATAAGATGTAAACGTCAAATAATTACAGTTATATTTTGTAACAGGTTTTTCCAAAGTTcttcaaaacaaaaaataaaaccaaaaaaaagAAGATTCTTGTGCAAATTGGCCCATGGAATATAGTTCATATCTTGCGAGACAGTCAACTGCTATTAACCATAATTAGTACAAAATTTAAATAAGACAGTAATGAGCAACTAACCTTTACTGCTGGAGAACCATAAGGACAGTTCACTACTTTGCGATCACTTCGCTCTCCACAAATGTCATACATTGCACAATATCCTTCAGAATGTCTCTGCCTACACATATCAAACACAAacacgaaaaaaaaaaaaataatgataatttaccaattaaaattttcaaacaagatTAAGAAAAACATTTGTCATTAGTTATTGTATAGATTGTTAGAAAGCGCAAATTTAACCACGAATTGTTGGGGCTATTATTTTACAGGAGAAGATAATAGCACTAGAAACGTACGACACTCGCGTTACAATGACAGCTCAGAAAAATAAATTTGAGCTgtattgaattttattattttctattttgtaaCAAACTTAGCAGAGGTAAGCATGAATAAAAAGTCTTACCTTCGTTCATCATTGCTCGTCTGTGCAACGGCCACTTGTACAATTACTAAAACCTGCAAATAAAAAAAAACGGCAAATTCAGTTGAAATTAACGAGGACAAttgaatcttttttctttttgctaaAACTTTCGCTAAATTGAAATGCCAAaacgaaagaaagaaaaagatctGCTCATGACCCCGTTAGCTAACAATTAGATGCgacttattttgtttttttttttccccattttttatggaagattatgaccAAAGAAACAACAAATAATTTAAGATTCTGTTTCTGATAGAAACAGAGGAGGCAAAATATAACTTGAATTCAgcatttcaagcttcgatttcatttTGAAAACTGAAGGAGAAAAAAAACTTGATCAAGTGAAGTATTGACAAGCTTTGACCGAAAATAAGAAGCACAAAATCTGATTGTAGATCTCTCAGAGTTCAATCAAGAGTCCAAAAAGGAAAGACAATGACACATATTTTCCCGTGAAAAAAAGAGATAAAAATTAAACTCCAAAAAGAAGTCAGAATTgaacagaaaagaaaagaaaaaagaaagtaaaattGGAACAGTGGAAGCAGAGGATGAAAGCGACGGAAGCGCTCGCCTGAAACAAAGCAATGGATAAAAGAAATCCAGTTTTTCGGCGAGAGAAGTCCATGTCTTTTCCCTGCAAAATTGCAGCTTTGGTAGTTTGAGAGAGGAAAGCAGATTTTATTTAGAAAGAAAACTGGTGAAGCCGTTTTGTGGAGTGAAGGCATGAGGGAGTGAAGGAGGGAGGGAGTGAAAAAAGGAAAACTATATTTATAGCTACTTCGGAGCCAGAAAAATACTCGTTCACACCTGCCAACCTTACGCTTTTCAAGAGgaatttaatttaaattgttTCTCCTACaattttaaggtaaataataataataataataataataataataatgaaatccTTGGCACGGATTTATGATTGAGGACACGTATTCATGCTATTTACGATAACACCCTCGCTTTCGGTTGGCTTCATTTGGTATTTGCGTGGTTTGGTTGGTTTCACTTTgtaaaaagttattttaattatatcACTAACTGTGGTAAACATATTTTCGATATTTtctatattaaaatatttcctaATCGAGTTAGTATTAATTATGGTGaaattatgttatatattttataaaagttaatatatatttttattatattaatttttatttttataattttaaaataattaagttaaaattttattatttttgagtgTGTAACCTAGAAACTACTTGCCTCCTCCTTTTGTCCCTAAACTTAATCTAAAAATTAACCGTTATAAGGTATGtattgataattaaaataatattaagatttaaatcaaaataaatataaataaagcccataaataataaaatttaaactaaaataatatTTAGACTAAAATCTACTCTTAATAGACAGTTAAAAGTTTTTCATGGGTCAAGTTTGGGTCAGTCTAAATacgatattaatatattttatatttatctaaGCCCGGTTCAATTTAAaaatatgagtttaaaattttgCTCAAACCCGTCTATATTTACAAAAGACTAACCCAAGTCCATTTAGGCATgcccatttattttaaaatttttaaaaaaatatatttatattatattattttaatatttaataatttttatatttttatttattgaaatcttttatataatcattttaacattattttaatatttgtattacaagtagtattatatatttagtaattAGTATAGATTTACTTTTTattatgttctaaattatataatatatggaaataatataacataaaatattataacCTTAAAATGAATCGGTTAATGCCTTAAATGTTCAAACTCgagcttaaattatattttaaacgaacttaattttttaattcaagTCTATTTTCCGAACATTATATATTTAACCAAACTCTTCCAAATTTTAGGCGGATAGCCCAAAGTCTATATCTGAAGAAACTTGAAATTTGAatctaaaattattatattttattaagagTGAGATAGGAATATAATAATTCACTAAATCGTTACACTTGTAATTTTatgtaaattataaaaaattaaaaacttttaatatatataatttccagatgataaatatttgttgataaaatataaaattaagataATAAAGATATGAAATGGTTGAAAACATAACGTGCCTGGCTAATGtatttaaaaatagtaaaagaatattaagaaaaacataaaaacattGGGTAATAACTAATTTGGGGAAAACATGTTGGTGACTTTATATTTTGTTACACAGTTGGAAAGGTGTAACTAATAATGATGAAGAGCGAATGAGCGTGGTCGGGTAGGGACCAGAGGTGGATTAGAAAATAATCAGTCCATGTCACTCTCACATTCGCAGTTGTGGGAACTGGTTGACCCTAATTATGCGTGATTTTCAGACACAGGGCGATGAGGTTCCACTGACAAGCGAAAAAAAGGTCGTCAGCTTCAAAGCCTGCCTTACATTTCACAGTTTTTGGACACCTAGGAATACTATGGATGCTTCGGATTTAGTGTGTAGGTTGTTGAGTGAAAATGACCCAAGTCTCTTGTTGTTTTAAATTATTGGCACATCACTCTAATTTTTAGGGTAACTTGTAAGTTTTTATTTGAGCCTCTGAAAGATTTTGTAATAAAATGTTttcgttttattcatttataatttcattttactcattcaattttaatcattaatttaattttttataattaatattttttcaaaaagaaaaaattaaattttatagagAATTGAGTTATTCAATAATAATGATAAGTTTTTATCCTATAACTTAATTTCGTTGTAAAAGTTAAAGTTTTCTAAGTAAAACTCAGatttttccttttattaaaaaagtcatttaaaaaattaaaaggataaaataatttttcacataaaaatcaaagtttatatatatataaacgcaAGGTGTTTcctttttattgaaaaaaaactaaaattcattcttaaaaaaagaaattaattttaGTCACCCATTTTAATAGATTTTAGTTTTAgtgattcattttattttttataattcattttgttctttttcaaaaagaaaaaattaaactttatagagaattgaattattcatgaggataaattttttcttaaaatttaattCCGTGTAAAAACTAAGTTTTCTAGGTAAAACTCAAGTTTTTCTTTtactaaaaaatttattttagaaataaaaaattaaaaagataaaatgatttttcttgtaaaaataaaaaaattatttatgaaaaacAAATAATTCCTTATAAACTCCTGTTTCCTCATTTActgaaaaactaaaattaattctacCAAAAAAAGGAAATTAAAAAGATTAAATGACTTTTCCTATAAAACCTAAGTCTTTCATTTTAAAGCTGGATAATTCCTTGTAAAatctcatgttttaatttttaaaaataaaagatgaaatgaTTTTACCATGTAAAAACCATGTTTTCCAATTAAAAAAAGTTTCTAAGTTTTTCCCTATAAAATCTAGGTTGTCCCTTTGAAAGTCACTTTTAAGttatttaaattctatttttatattaaagtGTTTATTTGTGGGATCAATATATTGAAGCATATAAACATGTGAATGtattaatttatttcttttttttttttcatggaaTGAATGCCTGTTGATGAAAAATAATGTGGATAATgacttattttaattaatgatatGGTTTTAATGTAAATGTAATTTTATTGGTAAACATGAGTTTATAATACTAAGTATAATGGTTTTTTTCTGCAACGGAAGATTCAGCTTAGGactattttgaattttatatatatatatatatatatatatatatatatatatattaattgtgttttattgttaaattatttttatattttataaaaattgttaACATTGATAAAAtacaaatttaattatattattaatttttttacgtCTATAAATATAATAGTGTTGCTaagaaaaattataataattataatgaaaataatgaaataa from Gossypium arboreum isolate Shixiya-1 chromosome 1, ASM2569848v2, whole genome shotgun sequence harbors:
- the LOC108483230 gene encoding uncharacterized protein LOC108483230 isoform X1, with translation MDFSRRKTGFLLSIALFQVLVIVQVAVAQTSNDERRQRHSEGYCAMYDICGERSDRKVVNCPYGSPAVKPDELLSSKIQSLCPTITGNVCCTEAQFDTLRSQVQQAIPLLVGCPACLRNFLNLFCELTCSPNQSLFINVTSISKIKNNSTVDGIDFFITDDFGEGLYESCKDVKFGTMNTRALEFIGAGAKNFKEWFAFIGRRAPNNMPGSPYAIQFLPTVPESSGMKPMNVSTYSCRDVSLGCSCGDCPSSPACSNTAISTSNKGATCSVQIGSLKAKCVDLALAILYIVLVSMFFGWGVFHRTRKRSRSFRMKPFTDAAEGGESHSLSRQKADNLPMQRLEDANQSSTGVQLSVVQGYMSDFYRKYGLWVARHPTLVLSLSVGMVLVLCLGLVRFKVETRPEKLWVGPGSKAAEEKRFFDSNLAPFYRIEQLILATIPDALNGKSPSIVTEENIKLLFEIQKKIDGIRANYSGSMISLTDICMKPMGEDCATQSVIQYFKMDPSYDADDRLEHVNYCFQHYTSAESCMSAFKAPVDPSTVLGGFSGSNYTEASAFIVTYPVNNALDKEGNETQKAVAWEKAFVQLAKDELLPMVRSRNLTFSFSSESSIEEELKRESTADAITILISYLVMFAYISLTLGDTPRLSSFYISSKVLLGLSGVLLVMLSVLGSVGFFSAIGVKSTLIIMEVIPFLVLAVGVDNMCILVHSVKRQPLDFPLEGRISNALVEVGPSITLASLSEVFVFAVGSFIPMPACRVFSMFAALAVLLDFLLQVTAFVSLIVFDFLRAEGRRVDCFPCIKASSTYAESEKGIGGRKPGPLARYMKEVHAPILNLWGVKIIVVAVFVAFALASIALSTRIEPGLEQKIVLPQDSYLQGYFNNVSEYLRIGPPLYFVVKNYNYSSESIDTNKLCSISQCNSDSLLNEIARASLTPESSYIAKPAASWLDDFLVWLSPEAFGCCRKFTNGSYCPPDDQPPCCSPNDTACGLSEVCKDCTTCFRHSDLHNDRPSTAQFRDKLPWFLDALPSADCSKGGHGAYTSSVELTGYESGIIKASSFRTYHTPLNKQIDYVNSMRAARKFASRVSDSLKMEIFPYSVFYMFFEQYLDIWKTALINLAIAIGAVFIVCLVITCSLWTSAIILLVLAMILVDLMGVMAILGIQLNAVSVVNLVMSVGIAVEFCVHITHAFSVSSGNRNERVKEALGTMGASVFSGITLTKLVGVLVLCFSKTEVFVVYYFQMYLALVLLGFLHGLVFLPVVLSMVGPPSRCIRVEKQDERPSVSSQP
- the LOC108483230 gene encoding uncharacterized protein LOC108483230 isoform X2 — encoded protein: MYDICGERSDRKVVNCPYGSPAVKPDELLSSKIQSLCPTITGNVCCTEAQFDTLRSQVQQAIPLLVGCPACLRNFLNLFCELTCSPNQSLFINVTSISKIKNNSTVDGIDFFITDDFGEGLYESCKDVKFGTMNTRALEFIGAGAKNFKEWFAFIGRRAPNNMPGSPYAIQFLPTVPESSGMKPMNVSTYSCRDVSLGCSCGDCPSSPACSNTAISTSNKGATCSVQIGSLKAKCVDLALAILYIVLVSMFFGWGVFHRTRKRSRSFRMKPFTDAAEGGESHSLSRQKADNLPMQRLEDANQSSTGVQLSVVQGYMSDFYRKYGLWVARHPTLVLSLSVGMVLVLCLGLVRFKVETRPEKLWVGPGSKAAEEKRFFDSNLAPFYRIEQLILATIPDALNGKSPSIVTEENIKLLFEIQKKIDGIRANYSGSMISLTDICMKPMGEDCATQSVIQYFKMDPSYDADDRLEHVNYCFQHYTSAESCMSAFKAPVDPSTVLGGFSGSNYTEASAFIVTYPVNNALDKEGNETQKAVAWEKAFVQLAKDELLPMVRSRNLTFSFSSESSIEEELKRESTADAITILISYLVMFAYISLTLGDTPRLSSFYISSKVLLGLSGVLLVMLSVLGSVGFFSAIGVKSTLIIMEVIPFLVLAVGVDNMCILVHSVKRQPLDFPLEGRISNALVEVGPSITLASLSEVFVFAVGSFIPMPACRVFSMFAALAVLLDFLLQVTAFVSLIVFDFLRAEGRRVDCFPCIKASSTYAESEKGIGGRKPGPLARYMKEVHAPILNLWGVKIIVVAVFVAFALASIALSTRIEPGLEQKIVLPQDSYLQGYFNNVSEYLRIGPPLYFVVKNYNYSSESIDTNKLCSISQCNSDSLLNEIARASLTPESSYIAKPAASWLDDFLVWLSPEAFGCCRKFTNGSYCPPDDQPPCCSPNDTACGLSEVCKDCTTCFRHSDLHNDRPSTAQFRDKLPWFLDALPSADCSKGGHGAYTSSVELTGYESGIIKASSFRTYHTPLNKQIDYVNSMRAARKFASRVSDSLKMEIFPYSVFYMFFEQYLDIWKTALINLAIAIGAVFIVCLVITCSLWTSAIILLVLAMILVDLMGVMAILGIQLNAVSVVNLVMSVGIAVEFCVHITHAFSVSSGNRNERVKEALGTMGASVFSGITLTKLVGVLVLCFSKTEVFVVYYFQMYLALVLLGFLHGLVFLPVVLSMVGPPSRCIRVEKQDERPSVSSQP